The following are encoded together in the Hyalangium ruber genome:
- a CDS encoding RrF2 family transcriptional regulator, whose protein sequence is MHLTLHADYSLRVLLYLAARPQGLVSTQEVSEAYGISKNHLVRVVQALGKEGFIEVRPGRAGGLTLARTPSEIPLGRVFRATEPDFHLVECFNKAENTCPIAPACGLKGVLYEAREAFLAVLDKYTLADVIQRSRKDLADFFLPPAAAGGP, encoded by the coding sequence GTGCATCTAACGCTTCACGCTGACTACTCGCTGCGCGTGCTGCTGTACCTGGCCGCGCGCCCGCAGGGGCTCGTCTCCACGCAGGAGGTGAGCGAGGCCTACGGCATCTCCAAGAACCACCTGGTGCGCGTGGTGCAAGCGCTGGGCAAGGAAGGCTTCATCGAGGTGCGCCCCGGGCGCGCGGGGGGCCTCACGCTCGCGCGCACGCCCTCGGAGATTCCGCTGGGCAGGGTGTTCCGCGCCACCGAGCCGGACTTCCACCTGGTGGAGTGCTTCAACAAGGCGGAGAACACCTGCCCCATCGCCCCCGCGTGTGGCCTCAAGGGCGTGCTGTACGAGGCGCGCGAGGCGTTCCTGGCCGTGTTGGACAAGTACACCCTGGCGGATGTCATCCAGCGATCACGCAAGGACCTGGCGGACTTCTTCCTGCCCCCCGCGGCGGCGGGTGGTCCATAA
- a CDS encoding FAD-binding oxidoreductase translates to MSRVNYQERWYPLEAQESVLDGLLRQGVGVPHACKAGVCQSCLMRASSGAVPEKAQAGLKETLKARNYFLACSCQLEPGMDLEVAGGEELRVPARIEALEPLSADVLRVRLWARAPFEYRAGQYLTLLREDGLARSYSVASLPREEHLELHVRLLPGGAMSTWLSTEAKPGDTVSLQGPAGECFYVAGRPEQTLVLAGTGTGLAPLYGIARDALAQGHTGPIWLFHGARDSRGLYLVEALRALAARHPNLHYRPSVLEGRLEEGLHVGALDALIRAECPKPTGGRAFLCGNPELVLSLRKKLFLAGLSMKDIHADAFLPSASPAAGAGAMPRASNASR, encoded by the coding sequence ATGTCCCGGGTGAACTACCAGGAGCGCTGGTACCCGCTGGAGGCACAGGAGTCCGTCCTGGACGGGCTGTTGCGGCAGGGGGTGGGGGTGCCGCACGCGTGCAAGGCGGGGGTGTGCCAGTCGTGCCTGATGCGGGCCTCGAGCGGCGCGGTGCCGGAGAAGGCGCAGGCGGGGCTCAAGGAGACGCTGAAGGCGCGCAACTACTTCCTGGCCTGCTCCTGTCAGCTGGAGCCGGGCATGGACCTGGAGGTGGCGGGCGGTGAGGAGCTGCGGGTACCGGCGCGCATCGAGGCGCTGGAGCCCTTGAGCGCGGACGTGCTGCGGGTGCGGCTGTGGGCGCGGGCGCCCTTCGAGTACCGGGCGGGGCAGTACCTCACATTGCTGCGCGAGGACGGGCTGGCGCGCAGCTACTCGGTGGCGAGCCTGCCTCGGGAGGAGCACCTGGAGTTGCACGTGCGCCTGCTGCCGGGCGGGGCGATGAGCACCTGGCTGAGCACGGAGGCGAAGCCAGGCGACACGGTGAGCCTCCAGGGGCCGGCGGGGGAGTGCTTCTACGTGGCGGGTCGCCCCGAGCAGACGCTGGTGTTGGCGGGGACGGGCACGGGCCTGGCGCCGCTGTACGGCATCGCCCGGGACGCGCTGGCGCAGGGGCACACGGGCCCCATCTGGCTGTTCCACGGCGCGAGGGACTCGCGCGGGCTGTATCTGGTGGAGGCGCTGAGGGCGCTGGCGGCGCGCCATCCGAATCTGCACTACCGGCCGAGTGTGCTGGAGGGCCGCCTGGAGGAAGGGCTGCACGTGGGCGCGCTGGATGCGCTCATCCGCGCCGAGTGTCCGAAGCCCACGGGTGGGCGCGCGTTCCTCTGCGGCAACCCGGAGCTGGTGCTATCCCTGAGGAAGAAGCTCTTCCTGGCGGGGCTCTCGATGAAGGACATCCACGCGGATGCCTTCCTGCCGAGCGCGTCCCCGGCGGCGGGAGCGGGAGCCATGCCTCGTGCATCTAACGCTTCACGCTGA
- a CDS encoding group I truncated hemoglobin, with protein MSTLYEQIGGAKAMDAAVDIFYRRVLSDDRISRFFEGVDMERQAAKQKAFLTMVCGGPNSYTGQDMRRGHAHLVKQGLNDTHFNVVVEHLAGTLSDLGVPAPLIQQVGALAESVRADVLNK; from the coding sequence ATGAGCACCCTGTACGAGCAGATTGGCGGAGCGAAGGCGATGGACGCGGCGGTGGACATCTTCTACCGGCGGGTGTTGTCGGACGACCGCATCAGCCGCTTCTTCGAGGGGGTGGACATGGAGCGCCAGGCGGCGAAGCAGAAGGCGTTCCTGACGATGGTGTGCGGCGGGCCCAATAGCTACACGGGGCAGGACATGCGCCGGGGGCACGCGCACCTGGTGAAGCAGGGGCTGAACGACACGCACTTCAACGTGGTGGTGGAGCACCTGGCGGGCACGCTGAGCGATCTCGGGGTGCCGGCGCCCCTCATCCAGCAGGTGGGCGCGCTGGCCGAGAGCGTGCGCGCGGACGTGCTCAACAAGTAG
- a CDS encoding F0F1 ATP synthase subunit epsilon: MAKLTVEIVTPEKRILSVQADEAIVPGGHGLFGVRPGHTPFLSLMEPGALTIIDGGRRESFFVAGGFVEVGNDKVLVLADGAEPVSGIDVEAARRRMNEAQERLKGLAPEDARYQLEQATVRRETARMTAAGTR; this comes from the coding sequence ATGGCGAAGCTGACCGTGGAGATTGTGACCCCTGAGAAGCGCATCCTCTCCGTGCAGGCGGATGAGGCCATCGTGCCGGGCGGCCATGGCCTCTTTGGCGTGCGGCCGGGCCACACGCCGTTCCTGTCGCTGATGGAGCCGGGGGCGCTGACGATCATCGACGGCGGCCGGCGCGAGTCGTTCTTCGTGGCGGGCGGCTTCGTGGAGGTCGGCAACGACAAGGTGCTGGTGCTGGCCGATGGCGCCGAGCCGGTGTCGGGCATCGACGTGGAGGCGGCGCGCCGGCGGATGAACGAGGCGCAGGAGCGCCTCAAGGGCCTGGCGCCCGAGGACGCCCGCTACCAGCTGGAGCAGGCGACCGTGCGCCGTGAGACGGCGCGCATGACGGCCGCCGGTACGCGCTAG
- the atpD gene encoding F0F1 ATP synthase subunit beta, which produces MSAQAATVGKITQVLGPVIDVEFPPGGLPEVYTALTVSNPTVSSEADNLTIEVAQHLGENMVRCISMDSTEGLARGQTVKNTGAPIQVPVGKPTLGRILNVTGAPVDEKGPVKAQQTWPIHRPAPLFVDQDVRVQAFETGIKVIDLLAPYTRGGKIGLFGGAGVGKTVLLMELIRNVAKERGGFSVFAGVGERTREGNDLYHEMQEGGVINTQDLEKSQCVLVYGQMNEPPGARARVALSALTIAEYFRDVEGRDVLLFVDNIFRFTQAGSEVSALLGRIPSAVGYQPTLSTEMGALQERITSTTKGSITSVQAIYVPADDLTDPAPATTFAHLDATTVLNRAISELGIYPAVDPLDSTSRILDPNVVGAEHYSVARKVQGILQKYKELQDIIAILGMDELSEADKQTVARARKIQRFLSQPFFVAEVFTGKPGRYVKLQDTIQGFKEIADGKHDDIPEAAFYMAGDINEVLENARKIAAA; this is translated from the coding sequence ATGAGCGCTCAAGCTGCGACGGTAGGCAAGATCACCCAGGTTCTCGGACCCGTGATTGACGTGGAGTTCCCGCCCGGAGGACTGCCGGAGGTGTACACCGCCCTCACGGTGTCCAACCCCACGGTGAGCTCCGAGGCCGACAACCTCACCATCGAGGTGGCTCAGCACCTGGGCGAGAACATGGTGCGCTGCATCTCCATGGACTCCACCGAGGGCCTGGCCCGCGGCCAGACGGTGAAGAACACCGGCGCTCCCATCCAGGTTCCGGTGGGCAAGCCCACCCTGGGCCGCATCCTGAACGTCACCGGCGCGCCGGTGGACGAGAAGGGCCCCGTGAAGGCCCAGCAGACCTGGCCCATCCACCGCCCGGCTCCGCTCTTCGTGGACCAGGACGTGCGCGTGCAGGCCTTCGAGACGGGCATCAAGGTCATCGACCTGCTCGCCCCGTACACCCGCGGTGGGAAGATCGGCCTGTTCGGCGGCGCCGGCGTGGGCAAGACGGTGCTCCTGATGGAGCTCATCCGCAACGTCGCCAAGGAGCGCGGCGGCTTCTCGGTGTTCGCCGGCGTGGGTGAGCGCACCCGCGAGGGCAACGACCTGTACCACGAGATGCAGGAAGGCGGCGTCATCAACACGCAGGACCTGGAGAAGAGCCAGTGCGTGCTGGTGTACGGGCAGATGAACGAGCCGCCCGGAGCCCGCGCCCGCGTGGCCCTCTCCGCGCTGACCATCGCCGAGTACTTCCGTGACGTGGAGGGGCGCGACGTGCTCCTCTTCGTGGACAACATCTTCCGGTTCACGCAGGCCGGCTCCGAGGTGTCCGCGCTCCTGGGCCGTATTCCGAGCGCCGTGGGTTACCAGCCCACGCTGTCCACCGAGATGGGCGCCCTGCAGGAGCGCATCACCTCCACCACCAAGGGCTCCATCACCTCGGTGCAGGCCATCTACGTGCCCGCCGACGACCTGACGGACCCCGCGCCCGCCACCACGTTCGCCCACCTGGACGCGACGACGGTGCTCAACCGCGCCATCTCCGAGCTGGGCATCTACCCCGCGGTGGATCCGCTCGACTCCACCAGCCGCATCCTCGACCCGAACGTGGTGGGCGCCGAGCACTACAGCGTGGCCCGCAAGGTCCAGGGCATCCTCCAGAAGTACAAGGAGCTGCAGGACATCATCGCCATCCTCGGCATGGACGAGCTGTCCGAGGCGGACAAGCAGACGGTGGCGCGCGCGCGGAAGATCCAGCGCTTCCTGTCGCAGCCGTTCTTCGTCGCCGAGGTGTTCACCGGCAAGCCGGGCCGCTACGTGAAGCTCCAGGACACCATCCAGGGCTTCAAGGAGATCGCCGACGGCAAGCACGACGACATCCCCGAGGCGGCCTTCTACATGGCGGGCGACATCAACGAGGTGCTCGAGAACGCCCGGAAGATCGCGGCCGCCTAG